The following DNA comes from Lemur catta isolate mLemCat1 chromosome 19, mLemCat1.pri, whole genome shotgun sequence.
TGACCTCTATCCTCTGACCCAGGTGTTCAACAAGGAGGTCAACACGCTGGACCAGGACTTGGAGGTCGAGGGGGACCTGGACGGGCCAGGACCTAGTGGGGTCTGGGGACCCTGGGCGCCCAGTAGCCTCCCCACTTCTGCAGAGTTGGAGTGGGATCCAGCAGGGGATGTTGGGGACCTCGGACCACTGGGGCAAAAGACAGCCTGGACACCAGGGGCTCCCTGTGAGCTGTGTGGCCACAGGGCCCCCCAGGGCAGAGGACAAGGCCTTGAGGTGAGAGCAGTCCCTCTTGAGGGACCCTCATCCCCTAGGCAACCAGAGGGCACCTCTGTGCACCTTCCAGCCAAGTCCTTCCCTTTCAAGGTGTAGGTGCCTGTCTCTCgctttatctctgtctctcttcatctctgtgtctctctctcaccgTTTCCCTCTCTCCCGTCTGTCTCTGTCTACATCTCAGGcccattttctctccctttgccCCTCACTTTCCTTGCTGCAACTGCGCCGGCCTCCTGACTCTTGTGCGAACACTCCAAATCCACTACCACCTGGAAAGCCCCAGAAGCATGCCCGGCttacctcctcccttccttccagctGCTCCTCAAAGGCCATCTCTCCCAAACATTAGCGACCCTGATCTTACTTCAGTTCCTtacagcacttagcacagtttgactttatatatgtttattgatttattgtcTCTCCCTCACACCAAAATAGAAGCTCCATGGGGGTCAGGATTTTGCCTGTTTCCATCCCCACTGAGTCCCCAGCTTCTAGAACAGTGGCTGGAATGTAATAgacactcattaaatatttgttgaatgaatcaataaataatgtctcttctcttggtttctttggctctgcccctccctgtctctcccgTGAGATCTCTCTGTGCCCCTAGAATATCACCTCATGGGCCCCCTGATCCTAGTCCTTCCCCAGCCGTGTCTCTTGGTTGCTGGTTCTCCAAGAACCACATGCCTCTCTCCCCACAGGATGTGCTCCTGTCCGGCCTCAGCCACCGGAAACACTTAGCGGGTTACCGCAGACGCTCCCTGCTCCGGAAGCCTCAGGTGAGCTGGTCTGCAGCGGGTGTAGCACTCAGGGATCTTGAcggcaagtgacagaaacccaaccaATTGAATGACACAGAAAAGGGGATGCTATTTTTGTCACGTAACTGAAAAGTCCAGGCACTGCCAAATTTCAGACCTCAAATGGCATCAGGGCTCAGTCCCTCCCTCTCTTGGCCTCTACTTCCCCAAGGTGGCATCCTGCTCAGCAAAATGTCTGGCCCGGCCACTTCACCCTTACTGCCCATTGGTTTGTGCCTTTGTGGCAGCCAAAGTCCCAGGGCTGACCCCACCTGCCTGGCTTGAGTCACGGGCTGCACCCTGAATGAATCGGAGTGCTTGCGTTGGCCAGGTCTGGGTCATGTGCCCAGTCGTGGaagtggaggaggcaggggtcAGCTTCACATGAACCTGAAGCTGTCTCTACTTAATGAGTACAAAGCATGACCCCGACACCCCAAATTGAGCCACTGTTATGAGGAAAAGGGGGACTGATTGGATTGGAGGACAGGCACGAACAGACATCCACTACCCTGGAGATATTCCCCATCCATTGGGGTCCTGGGGATAGCGGGGGTGCCAGGAAAGGGGGAGAAATGAGACCAGCCCTGTAGGTCTATGGTACTAAGGGAAAGTTCATACTAAGTGTCACTTCCACCCATTCCGCTGTGGCTGCTGTCTGCCCTTAGGACAAGAAGAGGCAAGCGCCTTCCAGTCTCCAGGATGTGACACTGGAGGTGGATGCTGGGTGAGGTGCCCAGAAGATGGGTCTGGGGGACAGGGCTCATGGTGGCAGCCCACCCACATATTTAACACTGCACTTCCCTTGGCAGGGCTCCCGATCCTGCATCCAGGTGGCCCCTGGCCTTCCTCCttatcctcctctttctccttctcctcctggtGGGTGCCACATTGTTCCTGCCCATGTCCGGGGTCCTCTGCTGCTCTCACGCCCGACTGGCCAGGACACCTTACCTGGTGCTCAGCTATGTCAACGGTCTCCCCCCCGTCTGAGTACACAGCCCAGACATGTGTAATAAATGGTCACTGTCAAAGGATGTGTGAGGATATTGTGTGCTTGAGTGCCCAAAATCTAGGATATGGCCCGCATGTCTGCACAGACCCCTTGGCTTTGAGCACAGATCATAGAATGGAATCAGCCCATCTCAGGTTGGGTTGCCCAGACCCTGACGCAAAGATTCAAGTGCAAGTACCTTATGTGGATGGTGATCCTTGCAAGTGCGGTAGGGGAGTGAGGAAGTGAGCCGGGGAGGGAAAAAGCCGGTCATAGTGGTGGAGTTAATGAGCTGGGTGCTGCTCTGAGCACCATCCCACTGGGGACCTCTGGGAAGCCGTGGAACACAATTTGAAGTTGTTTCACCAAAGAGGCAAAGAAGTTGTGGCGCTTA
Coding sequences within:
- the SYNE4 gene encoding nesprin-4 isoform X3, yielding MGPSGSLRPGPPAMALSPTLGPRLPSEPLSHHPGAPGEPDVAGRTICPASERDRVRPGQDQKQEQDTLHPPKHFQGGLRDIEPTAGTPRLSTPSSHEDPAGGKHCEHPISGLEALQADLRGAAERVDALLAFGEGLAQRSEPRAWASLEQILRALGAHRDTIFRRLWQLQAQLVSYCLVFNKEVNTLDQDLEVEGDLDGPGPSGVWGPWAPSSLPTSAELEWDPAGDVGDLGPLGQKTAWTPGAPCELCGHRAPQGRGQGLEDVLLSGLSHRKHLAGYRRRSLLRKPQDKKRQAPSSLQDVTLEVDAGAPDPASRWPLAFLLILLFLLLLLVGATLFLPMSGVLCCSHARLARTPYLVLSYVNGLPPV
- the SYNE4 gene encoding nesprin-4 isoform X4, with amino-acid sequence MGPSGSLRPGPPAMALSPTLGPRLPSEPLSHHPGAPGEPDVAGRTICPASERDRVRPGQDQKQEQDTLHPPKHFQGGLRDIEPTAGTPRLSTPSSHEDPAGGKHCEVFNKEVNTLDQDLEVEGDLDGPGPSGVWGPWAPSSLPTSAELEWDPAGDVGDLGPLGQKTAWTPGAPCELCGHRAPQGRGQGLEDVLLSGLSHRKHLAGYRRRSLLRKPQDKKRQAPSSLQDVTLEVDAGAPDPASRWPLAFLLILLFLLLLLVGATLFLPMSGVLCCSHARLARTPYLVLSYVNGLPPV